Genomic window (Sphingorhabdus pulchriflava):
CCGTCGCAGCTCGGGTTCGATCTGCTTGTCGCCGGTTTCAAGCATCGAGGCATTAGCAGCCTTCATCGCCTGATTGAGATTGCGGCCGATACGCAGCAACTGCATTCTGATCGGTGCGAGTTCGGCCAGCAGCCCGTCATCGACCCGTGATTTCAATGCGAGGTGGCGGCGCACCAATGCTTTGATCCACCCGGCGCGATCAGTCGAACGCTGCGCCGCCCGAACCTCGATCACGGCAATCTCGACATCGGTAAACCGGAGTGAAACGCGATTGCGCGACGCGCCCTCCGGGCGGTCAATGAGAGGCCGCTGATCGCACTCTTGCAATGTCCGTTCGATCATCTGCCGCACCATCGCGCTGCGTCCGCCACGCCCGACCGCCACCCTGTCGAACGCAGCGAGCGCATCGGCGTCGAGCCGGATGCTGAGCATCGCCGTGTTCGCAAAGTGATTTGTCGCCATCAGACATGCCCGCGTAAAACAAGGGCAATGTATGACAACACGCGCCGCTAGGCATATCCTGCATTAAAGACAAATCAGACAAACCCCCTAAGACAAGCGCACCCAAAGCGGGTTTCAACTTCTGACAATAAGGAGCTTTGGGTGCGCTTGGGGGTTTGAAGTTTCAGGCAGGATGGGAAGCAAGAGTTCCCATGCGGGCCGAGGATCGCCGCACTATTTCGTGCTGACGGCTGGCGGTCGCGCTCCCCCATTCGGCGATCTCGCCAAGTGTGCGACTGCAGCCGGTGCAGACTTTGCCGCTGGAATCCAGTCGGCAAATCTCTTTGCAGGGCGAAGACGGGCGCGGAATTAATGCACCCTCAGCCAACCTGAGTCTTCTCGAAAAACGAGCAATAGCGCATCGAGCCCGTCACACCTAAGTTTGGTTCCCCATCTCGACCGAAGCGCAGTAGGCGACGAATGCGTTTTCTGCGTCCTGTGAGGGATTGCTAGTGAGGAAGGCATTGACCCGGTCGTCCCTGACACTCGCCATGCCGTGCGCCAAGTCACAGTTAAAAATGTCGATCATGTCCGCTGGTGGTCGGAGTTTGGCCGGACTGACGGCAAGTCCGTCTGCGGCAATCGCTCCCAAAATAGTATTGTAGGCTTGCTGGAGTCCGGCCTCATCGTCCGATGAAAGAGAAATGTCGTCCACATACACGCCAACCTTGATACTCGCAGGAAGACCCAGCAGTTGCCCCCCAATGTCAGACGTAGCAATCACGAGGGAAGCCAAGATAGGTGACTGCACAAAGCCGTAGGGCAAGGCAAATCGCGGGTCGGCATACGGACTAACGACTGTCGACCATTGCGCGTAGAATCGAGCATTGCCGATCCCGATGCGGTCCAGCGCACTTTGCACCCGCCGTCGGGAAATGCTGTAGAAGAAATTGGAAATGTCGATGCGCGCGAAAAAGTGATTGTCGCGATGATGGTGCATAGCGGCGACATGGCCACCACGCCGCAGGTGGAAATAGATCGGGTCGAACGAGTAAGCGTCCTCGACCGCTTTCTTAACCTCATTTCCAATTCGACGGCCAATATTGGTTGGCACGAATACCGGCTTACCCTTGCGGAGATAGCTGTAGTCGAAATTGGGGATTGCTACGGGCATAGCTGACAGCCTTGATCGCGATTTCAGCTACTACTTTGAGCAATCCGAAGATTGCCGTCCAGAGTAGAATCTTTTCGCGATCAAGGCCGGTGCGTGGCTTTTCAGTCATAAGCACCTCCCTCATCTACTTGCTCGGCAAACCACAAACCCTCTTGAGAGGGGTTGTCAGCCAAGAGACCGGATGGCCTCAAAACGTGGATACCAGAGTAGCTGCAAAGCTGCATCAGGGCATCCCGACAGGTGGGTATGCGGGCTATCGCCGAACAATCTGGAAAGTAGGGTGGATGGCCACAAAGCGCAATAGCGTTGGATTTCCGGTTTAGTCTCACACCGCATAAGCACCGCGAAGCCCCGCCCGGCAGAACCGGGCGAGGCTTTGGTGCGATGGTCAGTGGCCGTTCGAGGTGCGGGCGCGTGACCAGATCAGGTTGAAGGTCTTGCCATCTTCATCGGCGAACAGGCTGGCGAAGATCGGGGCGTTGAAGCTGGGATCGTCGAGCTTGATCGAGAGATAGTCGCGGCCTTCCTTGGAGGTC
Coding sequences:
- a CDS encoding reverse transcriptase domain-containing protein, giving the protein MPVAIPNFDYSYLRKGKPVFVPTNIGRRIGNEVKKAVEDAYSFDPIYFHLRRGGHVAAMHHHRDNHFFARIDISNFFYSISRRRVQSALDRIGIGNARFYAQWSTVVSPYADPRFALPYGFVQSPILASLVIATSDIGGQLLGLPASIKVGVYVDDISLSSDDEAGLQQAYNTILGAIAADGLAVSPAKLRPPADMIDIFNCDLAHGMASVRDDRVNAFLTSNPSQDAENAFVAYCASVEMGNQT
- a CDS encoding DUF1289 domain-containing protein, which codes for MAEGALIPRPSSPCKEICRLDSSGKVCTGCSRTLGEIAEWGSATASRQHEIVRRSSARMGTLASHPA